AAATATACCACCCGGTACCTACGAAGTCGTGGCCCGCTTCGTGGGCTATCGAGAAGGTAACGTCGAGGTGACCCTGACTCCCGGTGCCACGGTCACCCAGGACTTCGCGCTGGAAGAAGACTTGCTTCAGCTTGAAGAGGTGGTGGTCACCGGCCAGGGCACCAGCATTGCGCGGCGTAAGCTGGCCACCGATGTAGCAGTGCTCACCGCCCGCGACATCGAAGAGGCTCCGGTGTTGTCCGTAGATCAGTTGTTACAGGGGCGCGTCGCCGGCGCTACCATTCGTCTGCAAAGTGCCCAGCCGGGACAGGCGGCTTTGATCGACTTTCGAGGTATCACGAGCGTCATTGGCAGTCAAACGCCGGTCATTTACATTGATGGGATCCGCGTCGACACCGAACTGGGGACCAGCTTGAGCCTGGGAGGGGAACTGACCTCTGCCTTAGCTGAGCTGATTACCAGCGATATCGAACGGATAGAAATCACCCGCGGAGGAGCTGCAAGTACCCTCTACGGTTCGGACGCAGCCTCCGGTGTCATTCAGATCTTTACCAAACGAGGACAGGCCGGTCGTTCTACCGTGACCATCCGCACAGAGCTGGGCTTTGATCAGCCAGAAACCCGCTTTTTAAAAGATACAGGCTTTTCATTTCCACAGACACGTGAAGATCCCAACGATCCCAACTATGGCAAAACGAACTTCATCCGTGACCAATTTCTGAAAAACGGATTCTATCAAAACTACTATGTAGGCTTCTCGGGCGGCTCGCCCACCTTTACCTATAACGTAAGTGGTCGCCTGCAGAATGACACGGGCGTGCAACCCAAGAACGAAAACACCCTGTACGCCTTACGCGCCAACTTGCAGGCCAGCGTACGGCCCAACGTAGAGGTTTCGTTCTCTGGTTCCTACGTGCGCTCTCAGTTTCAGCGCCTGTTTAATGGTCAGTCGATCTTTGATCCGCTGACCACATTCGAAGTGGGCGATGCGCTGTTTTTCAGCGGAGCTGAAACCTTCGAAGAAGCCCTGCGCATCTTCTTATTGCCCGATGTCAATGAAGGCGTGCACCGCTTCACGGCAGGTTCTACCATTCGTTTTACCCCTTCCCGTCTCTTTTCCACCAGATTAACAGTAGGCATTGACATGCGCGCCAACGAGCAGCGCGTCTTCCTGCCTATAGAATTCGAACCCGTCTCGGGTGATCGTGGCGAGCTAAACCGATACAACCGTGATTTCTCTGTGGTTACTCTGGAATATGTAGGCACAATCAACTACCCCCAGCGGGGGGCGATCGCCTCAACCTTTACCTTCGGCGTCCAGGGTTTCCGCGAAGATGAAAGCATCATTACAGCTACAGGCACCACATTTGCCCTCCCCGGAACCGAAGACTTAGACGAGGCAGCGACCGTTACGGCGGAGGAAACGCGAACGCAGATCTTCAATGGCGGCATCTTCTTCCAGGAGCAGCTTAGCCTGTATGACCGCCTTTTCCTGGAAGCCGGGCTGCGCCTGGATGGCAACAGTGCCTTTGGCAAAGAGGTCGGATTACAGGCTTATCCGAAAGTCGGCCTTTCCTATAACATCCATGAAGAGCGCTTCTGGCACAACACACTACGCACCCTGATACCTGTGCTCAAATTGCGGCTGGCCTATGGGGAAACCGGCAAATTCCCCTCCCCCTTTGCACGCGATATTACCTTCCAGGCTACGCCCTTCCGAGGAGAAAGCGCCCCGCGTTTCGACAATCCAGGAAACCCTGAACTGAAGCCAGAACGAACAGCCACCCTGGAGGGTGGATTTGATGCGCTGCTTTTCCAGAATCGGATCAGCCTGAACCTGACGTTCTATCGAGCACGTACAAAAGATGCGCTGCTGTTCGTACCCGAGCAACCTGTCACTGGAAAAGGTACCCAGTTACGGAATGTAGGTACCATTGAAAATACGGGCGTCGAACTTGCAGCCGAAATCTATGTGTTCAACCGACGCGATCTCCAGTGGTCCATCGGGCTCACTTACCATGGCTTCCGCAATCGCATGGTTGATATGGGCGGTGCCCCACCGTTTGCCATTTTTGAACCCTGGCAGCGGGTAGAAGAAGGGCATCCTGTAGGAGAGTGGTACGTAACCGTGCCTATCGACACCAATGGAGATGGATTGCCCGATGATTCTGAGTTTCAGTTTATTGGAAAGACGCCCTATCCCACCAAAACGGGATCAATTTCCACAACCCTCACGCTGTTCAACAATCGGCTCCAGTTTTATGCCTTAGCGGATTGGGCTACAGGTAGCCTTGTCGCCGACTATGGCAGCGCATGGGCTTCATTCAATGGTATCGAACGCACGGTTTTCCCCACCCGCTATGACCTTGATGGTAATGAAATTGGCAAGTTTCGCTATCGTGAAGCGTTTATAGCGCTGCTCAAAAACGGAGATTACCTGAAAATCCGGGAGCTCTCACTCCGTTACCGCGTGCCGCGTACCTTGCTGCAAAACCTTCCGGTACAACGCGCCAGTATCAGCTTCAGCGTCCGCAACGTGTATACATTTGCCAAGCAGGACCTGGTTGATCCGGAACTGGTGGGATGGGCCGCCCCGGGCGACCTGCAACTGGGTGGTGTTCAGAGCATCACCCTGTCGCCACCTCGCCAGTTCCGCTTTGCGGTACAGGTAACCCTCTAACCCGACAGGTAAACCATCTGGTTCAAGCGATGCGACGCACGATTCGTCTGATTGGACTGTCAGCGGGCCTATTCCTGCTGGGTTTCTATGGATCAGGATGTGATTTCCTGGATCCTACGCGCGTTGAGAACCCACGTACCACGTTGGAAGATTTCCAGAAAGCACCCGAACCTGTAAAGGCGCTGCTGCCAGGCTTACGCGCCCAGTTTGCCCGCGCGCTGGGTGCTGTAGTGGTCATCACGGAATTTGTGACGGACAACTTCTCCATCAACGGGACGGGCCTGGGCGGCACGGTTTATGACTTCCCTCGCGACATCAAACCGGTCGATATGGACCGAACCAGTCGCTTTACTGGTCCTTATTGGAACCTGCAGGAACTCCGAGCCCTGGCAGATTTCTTGATTAACGAAGTCGCCCCGGCAGACGAACGAGCCACCCCAGAACAATTGGCCGAGGCCCACTACTATCGGGGGATGGCTTACCTGATGTTAGGGGAGAATTTTGTGGCGGTTCCGGTGGAACCTGATGGACTACCTGTACCCGCGGCTCAGCTCCTGGCGCAAGCCATCAGCGATCTGGAACAGGCCCTGGGCACCAATGCCCAGTTACCCGATGGGGTGTTACTGGATCTGGCCGCCCGGGCCGCACTGGCCCGCGCGCATCGGGCCCTGGGACATCCCAATCTGGCCGACCAGTATGCCCAGCAGGTGCTTGCTGCGGATCCCCTCTTCCTCTTTGCGCAAGGATTCGATGCCAGTTCCATCGACAATGCGCCCTGGGCCTACCTGGTGGCACGGGCCCTACAGGAAATGCAACCCCTCCCCCGGCTTGATTTTCTGGATCCCAAGTATATTGACCGCGAAAGCCCGATACCGGTCGCCAAGGCCGAAGAAATGCTCCTGATCCGGGCCGAGGTTGCGCTGGCGAATGGCGATGAAACGGCTGCCCGCAATTTCATGAAAGCAGCCCGTTCGCTGGCTGCTTCACGTCCGGTTGCTGAATTTCAGGATGATGACCCGCGCCTGGATAATGACCTGAATCCTCGCCCCCGTAGCTCATCGATCCTGATTGCCGATGAGCCCGGGG
This portion of the Rhodothermus sp. genome encodes:
- a CDS encoding SusC/RagA family TonB-linked outer membrane protein, with the protein product MRNGLLLLLSCLVWTTAHAQHATLQGRVLDARTGEPLPGANVVIPALNQGAATDVDGLYRIENIPPGTYEVVARFVGYREGNVEVTLTPGATVTQDFALEEDLLQLEEVVVTGQGTSIARRKLATDVAVLTARDIEEAPVLSVDQLLQGRVAGATIRLQSAQPGQAALIDFRGITSVIGSQTPVIYIDGIRVDTELGTSLSLGGELTSALAELITSDIERIEITRGGAASTLYGSDAASGVIQIFTKRGQAGRSTVTIRTELGFDQPETRFLKDTGFSFPQTREDPNDPNYGKTNFIRDQFLKNGFYQNYYVGFSGGSPTFTYNVSGRLQNDTGVQPKNENTLYALRANLQASVRPNVEVSFSGSYVRSQFQRLFNGQSIFDPLTTFEVGDALFFSGAETFEEALRIFLLPDVNEGVHRFTAGSTIRFTPSRLFSTRLTVGIDMRANEQRVFLPIEFEPVSGDRGELNRYNRDFSVVTLEYVGTINYPQRGAIASTFTFGVQGFREDESIITATGTTFALPGTEDLDEAATVTAEETRTQIFNGGIFFQEQLSLYDRLFLEAGLRLDGNSAFGKEVGLQAYPKVGLSYNIHEERFWHNTLRTLIPVLKLRLAYGETGKFPSPFARDITFQATPFRGESAPRFDNPGNPELKPERTATLEGGFDALLFQNRISLNLTFYRARTKDALLFVPEQPVTGKGTQLRNVGTIENTGVELAAEIYVFNRRDLQWSIGLTYHGFRNRMVDMGGAPPFAIFEPWQRVEEGHPVGEWYVTVPIDTNGDGLPDDSEFQFIGKTPYPTKTGSISTTLTLFNNRLQFYALADWATGSLVADYGSAWASFNGIERTVFPTRYDLDGNEIGKFRYREAFIALLKNGDYLKIRELSLRYRVPRTLLQNLPVQRASISFSVRNVYTFAKQDLVDPELVGWAAPGDLQLGGVQSITLSPPRQFRFAVQVTL